Proteins encoded together in one Bacteroides ovatus window:
- a CDS encoding two-component regulator propeller domain-containing protein — protein MRSLNLIIIILFISSYPLTSAYAFFDKDIHLLTMQDGLVDNTVTCIYKDEDGFMWFGTNNGLSRYDGKAIKNFSPLETSIPVEEIVKLSGDYLGIVAGSRLYCFNRKQECFIPAVLEQKTEGVSALRLLPVDDTSFWAISGDKLQLYQWEEHALQSEYPGSLHIKLQKEFKLLSEKGESFSAICSDEGGGLCLATNSGYLLLFHPDNPQSYSKVLLEAEKPVRVTSILCKDEIVWISTISRGIIRYHKQNRRIDRLSYDATAKENQLSHTDVYQVIPIDNNRYLAVTWSGYTLLMPDKEHPQKLTTEIYNNTASQVQQNLETRMISAYYDPNGVLWIGTNGGGVMCSDLRSQFYSRFYQDRHNEICSITMDNDCFVWLATYHKGIMRSMEPYETGKRLQFSTVYSAAGDADETVLCSLKDAKGNLWFGNKNGELVAYDVKSRQFSVYTLIIDGNVSTSWVWALYMDAHGFLWIGTEQGLLLFEPKKGVCRRLPVEQKLNSKEKLVVRAIVQAEDGAIWLGTSNKGVCKVTVSASGDISAKIGYESKKNVESRSVRSLLVSSDGNLYIGYMDGFAILSPRQDSIRELYTTADGLCSNFIGCITEDGKGHIWLGSNSGISRYSRHQHLFYNYYIAGSNRSVLFANNTLFFGNNQSMTYFNPDDVDAYPVNERVLVTGLEVDNRPVEIGKKINNQIILNEGVSFINKIVLDNDNRDFSLTFNNLSYSKEQQKYNYRLLPYQENWLISDDGEKASYTNLPEGDYIFEVKNIYPDGQTGAVTALKIKILPHWSRTTLFRLFILLVVIGTVAYLVRLVRVRQRRLEREMQMKHELLTVNLEREKERQMRMERENFFTGVAHELRTPLTLILAPLQELMKQCNPLETFYKKLQVMYKNASSLHTLIDHLLYVQKIEAGMVKLQLSEADLVEVIKSVSEPFRQMAEIRGLRFEVSLPERKLLYWIDRVKIVSAIQNLLSNSFKYTSPGGSILLSVSHTRKDGQGYCQIAVSDTGIGIPVDLQKHVFESFITGENVPEMSTKIGIGLHIVKNTMDLHHGLVTLESMPGEGSTFVLYIPDGKEHFAKDAYEMVDCQQEYTAQNNEPEPFPLKPENSTQETAAKKSLLIVEDNEDVREYIRSLFISKYTVYEAGNGEEGVRMAKEKLPDLIISDVMMPVKDGFTCCREIRTQQETAHIPFLMLTAKAEDVDVLQGSRSGADDYMMKPFNPEILKAKVDNLILQREQLKRIYTKALMLKQKSEEGEQEDAFLLQLIHAIETNIPNENFNVKMLADQLNMSQPTLYRKVKQRSDLSVIDMIRSIRISKAASLILENRYSIQEITEMVGYSDSRTLRKHFTEHFGVSPSKYMGPPTRFPFSS, from the coding sequence ATGAGGAGCTTAAATCTAATCATAATCATATTGTTTATCAGTAGTTATCCTTTGACTTCTGCTTATGCATTCTTTGATAAGGATATTCATCTGCTGACAATGCAGGACGGACTGGTAGACAATACGGTTACTTGTATATATAAGGATGAAGACGGATTTATGTGGTTCGGAACGAATAATGGTTTAAGTCGGTACGATGGCAAGGCGATTAAGAATTTCAGCCCTTTGGAGACATCCATTCCGGTGGAGGAAATAGTGAAATTGTCCGGAGATTATCTTGGAATTGTTGCAGGAAGCCGGCTTTATTGTTTCAATAGAAAACAGGAATGCTTCATCCCTGCAGTTTTGGAACAAAAGACAGAAGGAGTGTCGGCATTGCGTTTATTGCCGGTGGACGATACTTCTTTTTGGGCTATATCCGGAGATAAATTGCAGTTGTATCAATGGGAAGAACATGCGCTTCAGTCGGAGTATCCGGGTTCGCTTCATATAAAACTTCAAAAGGAATTTAAGTTATTATCTGAAAAGGGAGAATCCTTCTCCGCTATTTGTTCTGATGAAGGGGGAGGATTATGTCTGGCAACCAATTCCGGCTATTTATTACTCTTTCATCCTGATAATCCCCAGTCGTATAGTAAAGTTTTGTTGGAAGCGGAAAAGCCTGTAAGAGTGACATCTATATTATGTAAAGATGAAATTGTTTGGATATCCACCATTTCCCGGGGAATCATTCGTTATCACAAACAGAATCGTCGGATCGACCGTCTTTCGTATGACGCAACTGCAAAAGAGAACCAGCTTTCCCATACCGATGTTTATCAGGTCATACCGATCGATAACAACCGCTATCTGGCGGTGACCTGGAGTGGATATACCTTATTGATGCCGGATAAGGAGCATCCGCAGAAACTGACTACTGAGATTTATAATAATACAGCCTCACAAGTTCAGCAAAATCTGGAAACCCGTATGATTTCAGCATATTATGACCCGAACGGAGTTCTGTGGATTGGGACAAACGGAGGCGGAGTGATGTGTTCGGACTTGCGGTCGCAGTTTTATAGCCGTTTCTATCAGGACAGGCATAATGAAATTTGCAGTATAACGATGGACAATGATTGCTTTGTATGGCTGGCTACTTATCATAAAGGCATTATGCGAAGCATGGAACCTTATGAAACGGGTAAGCGGCTACAGTTTTCCACAGTATATTCTGCTGCGGGAGATGCGGATGAAACAGTATTGTGCTCTTTGAAAGATGCGAAAGGTAATTTGTGGTTTGGAAATAAAAACGGTGAATTGGTTGCTTATGATGTAAAGTCCCGCCAGTTCAGTGTTTATACTTTAATTATAGATGGCAACGTCAGTACTTCATGGGTTTGGGCATTGTATATGGATGCGCATGGATTCCTTTGGATCGGTACGGAACAGGGGCTTTTGCTTTTTGAACCTAAAAAGGGAGTTTGTAGGCGTCTGCCGGTTGAACAGAAATTGAATAGCAAGGAAAAGCTAGTTGTACGGGCTATTGTTCAGGCGGAGGACGGGGCTATTTGGTTGGGTACGAGTAATAAAGGAGTATGTAAGGTTACGGTTTCCGCATCCGGTGATATTTCTGCGAAGATTGGTTATGAATCTAAAAAGAATGTCGAATCCCGGTCTGTACGTTCATTGTTAGTTTCTTCGGATGGAAACTTGTATATAGGCTATATGGATGGCTTTGCTATTCTTTCTCCCCGGCAGGATTCAATTCGTGAGTTATATACCACGGCCGATGGCTTGTGCAGTAACTTTATAGGTTGTATAACGGAAGATGGCAAGGGGCATATCTGGCTCGGAAGCAACTCGGGGATTTCCCGTTATAGCCGTCATCAGCATCTTTTTTATAATTATTATATTGCCGGTAGTAACCGTTCAGTTTTGTTTGCTAATAATACGTTGTTCTTCGGGAATAATCAGAGTATGACTTACTTTAATCCGGATGACGTGGATGCTTATCCTGTCAATGAACGGGTATTGGTAACGGGACTGGAGGTTGACAACCGTCCCGTAGAAATAGGGAAAAAGATAAATAATCAGATCATACTCAACGAGGGTGTCTCTTTTATCAATAAAATTGTATTGGATAATGACAACCGCGACTTTTCCCTGACTTTCAACAACCTGTCTTACTCTAAGGAACAGCAGAAGTATAACTACCGGCTTTTGCCCTATCAGGAGAACTGGCTGATATCCGATGATGGAGAAAAGGCTTCGTACACTAACCTGCCTGAGGGAGATTATATATTTGAAGTAAAAAACATCTATCCGGACGGACAGACAGGCGCGGTAACTGCTTTGAAGATAAAGATACTCCCTCATTGGAGCCGTACAACGCTTTTCCGGCTGTTTATCCTACTTGTGGTAATTGGAACGGTGGCTTATCTTGTTCGGTTGGTAAGGGTGCGGCAGCGGCGTCTGGAACGTGAAATGCAGATGAAACATGAATTGCTGACAGTCAATCTGGAACGTGAGAAAGAGCGTCAGATGCGTATGGAACGTGAGAACTTTTTTACGGGCGTTGCCCACGAACTGCGTACTCCGCTGACTTTGATTCTTGCTCCATTGCAGGAGTTGATGAAGCAGTGTAATCCTTTGGAAACCTTTTATAAGAAACTCCAAGTGATGTATAAGAATGCCTCTTCATTACATACCCTGATAGACCATCTGCTGTATGTACAGAAAATAGAGGCCGGGATGGTAAAACTTCAATTGTCCGAAGCCGATTTGGTAGAAGTGATAAAGAGCGTGTCGGAACCATTCCGGCAAATGGCGGAGATCAGAGGCTTGCGTTTTGAAGTTAGTTTGCCTGAAAGAAAGCTCCTGTATTGGATAGATAGAGTCAAAATAGTTTCGGCCATACAGAATCTTCTTTCTAACTCATTTAAATATACATCTCCGGGAGGCAGTATCTTGCTGTCTGTTTCTCATACCCGGAAAGACGGTCAAGGTTATTGCCAGATAGCCGTTTCTGATACGGGAATAGGGATTCCGGTGGATTTGCAGAAACATGTGTTCGAATCATTCATTACAGGAGAAAATGTGCCGGAGATGTCGACAAAGATAGGGATCGGATTGCATATCGTGAAAAATACAATGGATTTGCATCACGGCTTGGTGACTTTGGAAAGTATGCCGGGTGAAGGAAGTACATTTGTTTTATATATTCCTGACGGGAAAGAACATTTTGCAAAAGATGCATACGAAATGGTTGATTGCCAACAGGAGTATACGGCGCAAAATAATGAACCGGAACCATTTCCGTTGAAACCGGAAAACAGCACACAGGAAACGGCTGCTAAAAAGAGTCTGCTGATTGTAGAGGATAATGAAGATGTTCGCGAATACATTCGGAGCTTGTTTATTTCCAAGTATACGGTATATGAAGCCGGCAATGGTGAGGAAGGTGTGCGCATGGCGAAAGAAAAGCTTCCCGATTTGATTATTTCCGATGTGATGATGCCCGTAAAAGACGGTTTTACTTGTTGCAGGGAGATTCGTACACAGCAGGAAACGGCACATATTCCTTTTTTAATGCTGACTGCTAAAGCAGAGGATGTGGATGTTCTGCAAGGTTCGCGTAGCGGGGCGGATGATTATATGATGAAGCCTTTTAATCCTGAAATCCTGAAAGCGAAAGTCGACAACCTGATTTTGCAACGTGAACAGTTGAAGAGGATTTATACCAAAGCTTTGATGCTGAAACAGAAATCTGAAGAGGGGGAACAGGAAGACGCCTTTTTGTTGCAACTTATCCATGCTATAGAGACGAATATTCCTAATGAAAACTTCAATGTCAAAATGCTGGCCGATCAACTGAACATGAGCCAGCCTACACTATACCGTAAAGTAAAACAGCGTAGTGACTTGTCTGTGATAGACATGATTCGGAGTATTCGTATCAGTAAAGCCGCTTCGTTGATTTTGGAAAACCGGTACTCGATTCAGGAGATTACGGAGATGGTCGGTTATTCGGATAGCCGTACGCTTCGCAAGCATTTTACAGAACACTTCGGGGTGTCGCCTTCTAAATATATGGGACCTCCTACGAGGTTTCCATTTAGCTCGTAA
- a CDS encoding sigma-54-dependent transcriptional regulator: MMSSILIVEDDITFGMMLKTWLGKKGFEVSSVSNIARARKHIESQNVDLILSDLRLPDHEGIDLLKWMNEQGMDIPLIIMTGYADIQSAVQAMKLGARDYIAKPVNPEELLKKISECLQSEKSPATHNVAKSSSKKGASTSSKDSTENHRAYLEGESDAAKQLYNYVGLVAPTNMSVLINGSSGTGKEYVAHRIHQLSKRNDKPFIAVDCGSIPKELAASEFFGHVKGSFTGALTDKTGAFVAANGGTIFLDEIGNLSYEVQIQLLRALQERKIRPVGSTQEISVDIRLVSATNENLEQGIEKGTFREDLYHRINEFTLRMPDLKERKEDILLFANFFLDQANKELDKHLIGFDAKASQALLSYHWPGNLRQMKNIVKRATLLAQSSFITLLELGTELLETPASNSTSIALRNEETEKEHILEALRQTGNNKSKAAQLLNIDRKTLYNKLKLYNIDL; this comes from the coding sequence ATGATGAGCTCCATATTGATCGTTGAAGATGATATCACTTTTGGAATGATGCTAAAAACCTGGCTAGGCAAAAAGGGCTTTGAAGTATCATCAGTGAGTAATATTGCCCGCGCCCGAAAACATATCGAAAGCCAAAACGTCGATCTGATTTTATCAGACCTGCGACTACCCGACCACGAAGGTATCGATCTGCTGAAATGGATGAATGAACAAGGCATGGACATTCCTTTAATCATCATGACTGGCTATGCGGATATACAATCCGCCGTACAGGCAATGAAACTGGGAGCACGTGATTATATAGCCAAACCGGTAAATCCGGAAGAATTACTGAAGAAAATTTCTGAATGTCTGCAGTCTGAAAAGAGTCCTGCTACTCATAACGTTGCTAAATCTTCTTCTAAAAAAGGTGCTTCTACTTCATCTAAAGATTCAACAGAAAATCATCGTGCTTATCTGGAAGGAGAAAGTGATGCAGCCAAACAGCTCTACAATTATGTAGGTCTGGTAGCTCCGACCAATATGTCCGTACTTATCAACGGTTCCAGCGGAACAGGAAAAGAGTATGTGGCGCACCGTATTCATCAACTTAGCAAACGAAACGATAAACCGTTTATTGCCGTAGATTGTGGTTCTATCCCCAAAGAACTGGCTGCTTCGGAGTTTTTCGGTCATGTGAAAGGTTCGTTTACAGGTGCTCTGACTGATAAAACGGGTGCTTTCGTTGCAGCCAACGGTGGTACTATCTTTCTGGATGAGATCGGAAACCTTAGTTATGAAGTGCAGATACAACTGCTTCGTGCCTTGCAAGAGAGAAAAATACGTCCGGTAGGTTCTACACAGGAAATATCGGTAGATATTCGTCTGGTGTCTGCCACCAATGAGAATCTGGAACAGGGTATTGAGAAAGGCACTTTCCGTGAAGACCTTTATCATCGTATCAATGAGTTTACTCTGCGGATGCCTGATTTGAAAGAGCGGAAAGAGGACATTCTACTCTTTGCCAATTTCTTCCTCGATCAAGCAAACAAAGAACTGGATAAACACCTGATTGGTTTTGACGCGAAAGCATCACAGGCTTTATTGAGTTATCATTGGCCGGGGAATTTGCGCCAAATGAAGAACATCGTCAAAAGAGCGACTTTATTGGCACAAAGCAGTTTCATTACTTTATTGGAATTGGGAACCGAGCTTTTAGAAACTCCTGCATCAAATAGTACCAGTATTGCACTACGCAACGAAGAAACCGAAAAAGAACATATTTTGGAGGCACTACGCCAAACCGGAAATAACAAGAGCAAAGCGGCACAATTACTGAACATTGACCGGAAGACATTATATAATAAACTGAAATTATATAATATAGACCTATAA